The Nonlabens spongiae genome contains a region encoding:
- a CDS encoding site-specific integrase, whose translation MSRTFGILFYLKKNKVDSNGQGPIYLRITVDGKRKEVSVKRRIEIEKWNTSANRAKGRNTSIKELNTYLDIITSKIYEYQKELIQDGEIVTAEKLKNKYLGKTMQGKTILQVFKTHNDQVKKLVGQDFAPGTLERYETVYRHLSNFMEHTYNVIDVQLNKVNHQFITDFDFYLRSVRNCGNNSTVKYIKNFKKIVRIAIANGWIKQDPFLNYKVKVKTVEREFLSQEEIATMFSKKLHTDRLEVVRDIFIFCCFTGFAYADVKDLTPGHVVKGIDGGMWINTSRMKTKVKTNIPLLDIPLQIIDKYKDHPVSSNKNKLLPVLSNQKSNAYLKEIADLCGINKNLTTHLARHTFATTVTLTNGVSIESVSKMLGHTSLRTTQHYAKIVDKKVSNDMNALRSKLNADQKKERKQLSS comes from the coding sequence ATGAGCAGAACATTTGGAATCCTATTTTATTTGAAGAAAAATAAAGTAGACAGTAACGGACAAGGACCCATTTATCTACGAATCACAGTAGATGGGAAAAGAAAAGAAGTAAGCGTTAAAAGACGTATTGAAATTGAAAAGTGGAATACCAGCGCAAATCGAGCAAAAGGCCGCAATACCTCTATCAAAGAACTCAACACCTATCTCGATATCATTACTTCGAAGATTTATGAGTATCAAAAGGAACTTATTCAAGATGGTGAGATCGTTACAGCCGAAAAATTAAAAAACAAATACCTCGGTAAAACCATGCAAGGCAAAACCATTCTTCAGGTATTCAAGACTCATAACGACCAAGTAAAAAAGTTAGTCGGTCAAGACTTTGCACCAGGAACGTTAGAGCGATATGAAACTGTATACCGTCACTTATCAAATTTCATGGAGCACACGTACAATGTTATAGACGTTCAGTTAAACAAAGTAAATCACCAGTTCATTACTGATTTTGACTTTTACCTACGCAGCGTAAGAAACTGTGGTAATAACAGTACGGTCAAATACATAAAGAATTTTAAAAAGATCGTACGCATAGCTATTGCAAATGGCTGGATCAAGCAAGATCCCTTTTTAAATTACAAGGTAAAGGTCAAAACTGTGGAAAGAGAGTTTCTTTCTCAAGAAGAAATAGCAACCATGTTCAGTAAAAAACTGCACACCGATCGATTAGAAGTCGTGAGGGATATTTTTATTTTCTGTTGCTTTACAGGGTTTGCGTATGCCGATGTAAAAGACCTCACTCCAGGACATGTAGTAAAAGGGATTGATGGAGGTATGTGGATTAATACTAGCAGAATGAAAACTAAGGTAAAAACTAACATTCCCTTGCTGGACATACCTCTGCAGATCATTGATAAATACAAAGATCATCCAGTTTCCAGTAATAAGAATAAACTCTTACCGGTACTGAGTAATCAAAAGTCCAATGCCTATCTCAAAGAAATTGCCGACTTATGTGGCATCAATAAGAACTTAACCACGCACCTAGCCCGACACACCTTTGCTACTACCGTAACCTTGACTAATGGTGTTTCTATAGAGTCAGTAAGTAAAATGTTAGGTCATACTTCCCTTAGAACTACGCAGCACTATGCAAAGATTGTAGATAAGAAAGTGAGTAATGACATGAACGCGCTTAGAAGCAAATTAAATGCAGACCAGAAAAAGGAAAGAAAACAGCTTTCCAGCTAG
- a CDS encoding rhomboid family intramembrane serine protease, translating to MFGRLTPMVKNLIILNVVFYVCTVFIAPDLYDLFALWFFKNPNFELWQPITHMFMHSRIDLSHILFNMLWLLILGSDVETWMGSKKFLFFYIASGIGSFLAVAGINFVEYELAIADLMQQGYERADIISAYNEKLLVADNVKDYWTPMVGASGAIYGIMAGYMYLFANRTIQLLFIPIPIKVKYLIGFFIGREVLATFNIIESTPGVAHLAHFGGAVFGFVMIWYWKKNDMNKHRLY from the coding sequence ATGTTTGGACGATTGACACCCATGGTAAAAAACCTCATTATTCTCAATGTGGTTTTCTATGTCTGCACGGTATTTATTGCGCCAGATTTATATGACCTATTTGCCTTGTGGTTCTTTAAAAATCCGAATTTTGAACTTTGGCAGCCTATCACGCATATGTTTATGCACAGCCGGATCGATCTGAGCCATATCCTTTTTAATATGTTGTGGTTATTGATTCTGGGTAGTGATGTTGAAACCTGGATGGGGAGTAAAAAATTCCTATTCTTTTACATAGCAAGTGGTATAGGTTCATTTCTAGCCGTAGCTGGAATTAATTTTGTTGAATATGAACTTGCCATTGCAGATTTGATGCAACAAGGATACGAGCGTGCTGATATTATAAGTGCGTACAACGAGAAATTACTTGTGGCCGATAATGTGAAAGATTACTGGACGCCCATGGTAGGAGCTAGCGGTGCTATTTACGGAATTATGGCGGGATACATGTATCTCTTTGCTAACCGGACGATCCAGTTGCTTTTCATTCCTATCCCTATTAAAGTTAAATATTTGATAGGCTTCTTTATAGGTCGTGAAGTACTGGCTACTTTTAACATCATCGAGAGTACGCCTGGAGTGGCGCACTTGGCGCATTTCGGAGGAGCAGTTTTTGGTTTTGTCATGATCTGGTACTGGAAAAAAAACGATATGAACAAACACCGTCTTTATTAA
- a CDS encoding riboflavin synthase subunit beta has product MGLLHRRKNKKFDYEPRYYKSSDGSRPFEIKHKFDDQRKTVQKTNLKGKFNNAIDDFRQGSDANVRTRIYVIIIVLVALFLWLMDFDLSIFSGR; this is encoded by the coding sequence ATGGGACTTCTACACAGACGCAAAAACAAGAAATTTGACTACGAGCCACGTTATTACAAATCTAGCGATGGTTCACGTCCTTTTGAAATCAAACATAAATTTGACGATCAGCGCAAGACAGTCCAGAAAACAAATTTGAAGGGTAAATTCAATAATGCCATAGACGATTTTAGACAGGGGAGTGATGCAAATGTGAGAACAAGGATTTATGTGATCATAATTGTTCTCGTCGCTTTATTTCTATGGCTTATGGATTTTGACTTAAGTATTTTTAGTGGTAGATAG
- the mutL gene encoding DNA mismatch repair endonuclease MutL has product MQDVIKLLPDHVANQIAAGEVVQRPASVVKELLENAIDAGATEIKLIVKDAGKTLVQVIDNGKGMSMMDARMAFERHATSKIQSADDLFNLHTKGFRGEALASIAAIAHVVLKSKQPDTDLGTEIHIQGSKVSSQEPAVMQHGTTISVSNLFYNVPARRKFLKSDNVELRNITDEFHRVALAHPNITMHFVHNSNDLFNLPSGNKRQRIVNIMGSKTNEKLIAVEEETEIVTISGFIGKPEFARKTKGLQFLFVNDRFIRHNYLHHAITAAFEGLLKDGANPSYFLYLKVPSDSVDINIHPTKTEVKFDDEHSLYAIIRASVKHALGQFQVSAIDFERDTEYEVPYDVARTAPVNTPKIEVDRNFNPFKNERVGSGDAGFDDRPATPREPKSITSFQSFKKDPAPWEALYAATDESATIVESSDEQASLFDEGQEKKGNIFQLQRKFIISTLQSGLLVVYQSRAHERVLFEYLLQQFRSQNSVSQQLLFPIKLNRSKNEVAILAQLRSDLEQMGFLFKKLDDNIIEIEGLPLELKENHVESVLDAVIAGQEVEVPEENTFSRKRHLAEIMSRHMRIKSGESMKMEEMEHLINKLFCCEEPGLTPDGKKTFVKITGENLNSKFN; this is encoded by the coding sequence ATGCAAGATGTAATTAAATTATTGCCCGATCACGTGGCAAATCAGATCGCTGCTGGTGAGGTTGTACAGCGACCGGCTAGTGTGGTTAAAGAATTACTGGAAAATGCGATCGATGCGGGTGCGACAGAGATCAAACTCATCGTAAAAGATGCGGGTAAAACTTTAGTCCAGGTCATTGACAATGGTAAAGGCATGAGCATGATGGATGCGCGAATGGCCTTTGAACGTCATGCAACTTCTAAAATCCAATCGGCTGATGATCTGTTTAATTTACATACCAAAGGTTTCAGAGGAGAAGCACTAGCTTCCATTGCGGCAATTGCCCATGTGGTTTTGAAATCCAAACAACCCGATACAGATCTAGGGACTGAAATCCACATTCAAGGAAGCAAAGTAAGCTCCCAAGAACCAGCTGTAATGCAGCATGGGACAACGATAAGTGTTTCCAATTTGTTCTACAATGTCCCAGCCCGCCGTAAATTCCTGAAGTCTGACAATGTAGAGTTACGCAATATTACCGATGAATTCCATCGAGTAGCACTAGCCCATCCTAATATTACTATGCATTTTGTTCATAACAGCAACGACCTTTTTAATCTGCCCAGCGGTAACAAAAGACAGCGCATCGTTAACATCATGGGTTCTAAAACCAATGAAAAGCTTATTGCGGTAGAAGAGGAGACAGAGATTGTCACGATTTCTGGATTTATAGGTAAACCAGAGTTTGCTCGTAAAACGAAAGGGCTCCAATTTTTGTTTGTGAACGATCGTTTTATAAGACATAACTACTTACACCATGCGATTACCGCTGCTTTTGAAGGGCTTTTAAAAGATGGTGCAAACCCCAGTTATTTTTTATACCTGAAAGTGCCTAGCGATAGCGTGGACATCAATATTCACCCCACAAAAACGGAAGTGAAATTTGACGATGAGCATAGTTTGTATGCGATTATTAGAGCAAGTGTCAAGCACGCCTTAGGACAATTTCAGGTGAGCGCGATCGATTTTGAACGCGATACAGAATATGAGGTTCCTTATGATGTGGCCAGAACAGCTCCGGTAAATACGCCTAAAATAGAAGTAGACCGTAATTTCAATCCGTTCAAGAATGAACGAGTAGGAAGCGGCGATGCTGGTTTTGACGATCGACCCGCGACGCCCAGAGAACCAAAATCAATCACATCATTTCAAAGTTTCAAGAAAGACCCTGCGCCATGGGAAGCGCTTTATGCCGCAACAGATGAATCTGCGACCATTGTAGAAAGCAGCGACGAGCAAGCTTCCTTATTTGATGAGGGTCAAGAGAAGAAAGGAAATATCTTTCAATTACAACGTAAATTCATCATCAGTACCTTACAAAGCGGATTGCTGGTGGTTTATCAGAGCAGGGCTCATGAACGTGTTTTGTTTGAATATTTATTACAACAATTCAGGTCGCAAAACAGCGTAAGCCAACAGTTGCTATTTCCTATAAAATTGAACCGATCCAAAAATGAAGTTGCGATTCTAGCCCAACTTAGAAGCGATTTGGAACAAATGGGCTTTCTTTTCAAAAAGCTGGACGACAATATTATTGAAATCGAAGGCTTGCCTTTGGAACTCAAAGAAAATCACGTGGAATCCGTATTAGATGCGGTGATTGCCGGTCAGGAGGTTGAGGTGCCGGAAGAAAATACGTTTTCGCGAAAGCGTCACCTCGCCGAGATCATGTCGCGACACATGCGCATAAAAAGTGGAGAATCCATGAAAATGGAAGAAATGGAACATTTAATCAACAAACTATTCTGCTGTGAAGAACCTGGTCTTACTCCTGACGGTAAAAAGACCTTCGTGAAAATCACGGGTGAGAACTTAAATTCAAAATTCAACTAG
- a CDS encoding helix-turn-helix domain-containing protein, translated as MHLEVIITDDLENFKKEIIQSVSQLFNNQQQPTQWLKSAQVREMLSISAGTLQNYREKGRLPYTRIGDTIFYDRNDIERILNQNKVGS; from the coding sequence ATGCATCTAGAAGTAATCATAACGGATGATTTAGAAAACTTCAAAAAAGAAATCATCCAATCCGTAAGCCAACTATTCAACAACCAGCAGCAACCTACGCAATGGTTAAAGAGTGCCCAAGTAAGGGAAATGCTTAGTATCTCAGCAGGTACGCTACAGAATTACCGCGAGAAGGGACGCTTACCCTACACACGTATAGGAGATACCATTTTCTATGACCGGAACGACATCGAGCGCATTCTTAACCAAAACAAAGTAGGATCATGA
- a CDS encoding rhomboid family intramembrane serine protease, with product MSFLDDAKSKYNSWNTSGRLMAIIAITSIIGWIMQRFYEPLFEQFMLPAGFVPALLQPWSYITHAFLHSGLFHLLGNLLGLFYAAQFFLNIFRGRQYLSMFFLGVLGGGAAFTLATFLLPSYFSADYALGASAGVFALIIFVCTYLPESEIRLIFFNIKLKYVGYAFLAINLFALTSRFEAGSGLGHLAGMVVGYYAAIRMKDGIDILEPVANVGDFFANLFQSSSTTSSTSRSRRSSSRKSSSRMKTVYRNSKTKTAGKATKTSRAAAPNQADIDKILDKISASGYDSLSKDEKDTLFKAGKD from the coding sequence ATGAGTTTTCTAGACGACGCAAAAAGTAAATACAACAGTTGGAACACCAGCGGTCGATTGATGGCAATAATTGCTATAACCTCGATTATAGGCTGGATCATGCAACGTTTTTACGAGCCCTTGTTTGAACAATTCATGCTGCCTGCTGGATTTGTTCCGGCCTTGTTGCAGCCGTGGTCATATATTACTCACGCATTTTTACATTCAGGATTGTTTCATCTACTGGGAAATCTTTTAGGCCTGTTTTATGCAGCTCAATTTTTCCTCAATATATTCAGAGGGCGACAGTATTTGAGTATGTTTTTTCTAGGCGTTTTGGGAGGCGGTGCTGCTTTTACCTTGGCTACGTTTCTACTACCATCCTATTTCAGTGCTGACTACGCACTGGGGGCAAGTGCAGGAGTCTTTGCGTTGATCATTTTTGTTTGCACTTATTTGCCTGAGAGTGAGATTCGATTGATCTTTTTCAATATTAAGCTCAAATATGTAGGCTATGCTTTCCTCGCAATCAATTTGTTTGCACTGACTTCACGTTTTGAAGCTGGTTCCGGTCTAGGTCACCTCGCCGGTATGGTCGTTGGGTATTATGCAGCGATTAGAATGAAAGACGGTATCGATATCCTTGAACCCGTAGCAAATGTGGGTGATTTTTTTGCCAATCTTTTTCAGTCGTCATCTACAACTTCCAGTACATCGCGCAGCCGCAGATCAAGCTCAAGGAAGAGTAGCTCACGCATGAAAACCGTGTATCGCAATAGCAAAACTAAAACTGCTGGTAAGGCTACTAAAACATCCAGAGCTGCAGCGCCTAATCAAGCCGATATCGATAAGATTTTAGACAAAATTTCTGCGAGTGGGTACGATAGTCTTTCCAAAGATGAAAAAGATACGCTGTTCAAAGCAGGTAAGGATTAG
- a CDS encoding IS982 family transposase — MHDLPAMYKKHLSYLIDLYQTVTVDGNFIKRPVNTKMNDLEVMALAITGEAASIPSENLLFAKIKKHFREDFPMLVDRTRFNRRRRSLEPRFKESAGLLGDRMDDGRSALLVDSMPCPIVHNAREHRMKICMEDLGTAPRKGYSAVDRRYYIGYKLHLLMSTQGIFHDMAVTPANVHDIKFLKERQYDGSEERQIIGDRGYISRELQADLFTSYGIELLTPPRKNQLVKSAFSPERRKNRKFIETRFSQLCSQFSIKINLAKSFKGFLTRVSSKLAAVAMLQMFNRENNRPINRIRHAWNY; from the coding sequence ATGCACGATCTACCTGCAATGTACAAAAAACACCTTTCCTACCTCATTGATCTCTACCAAACCGTCACGGTGGACGGAAACTTCATCAAGCGACCGGTCAACACGAAAATGAATGACCTGGAGGTCATGGCACTCGCCATTACCGGAGAGGCGGCCTCGATCCCCAGCGAGAACCTATTGTTTGCCAAGATAAAGAAGCACTTTCGCGAGGACTTTCCCATGCTGGTCGACCGCACCAGGTTCAACCGGCGCAGGCGCTCGCTCGAGCCACGCTTCAAGGAGTCCGCGGGACTCTTGGGCGACCGTATGGATGATGGCAGATCTGCCCTTCTGGTGGACTCGATGCCCTGTCCCATCGTGCACAACGCCAGGGAGCACCGCATGAAGATCTGTATGGAAGATCTGGGCACGGCTCCGAGAAAGGGCTACTCGGCGGTTGACCGCCGCTACTACATTGGATACAAGCTCCACCTGCTCATGAGTACGCAGGGCATCTTCCATGACATGGCAGTGACCCCAGCAAACGTACACGACATAAAGTTCCTGAAGGAAAGGCAGTACGACGGTAGCGAGGAGAGGCAGATCATCGGCGATCGAGGCTATATATCCAGGGAGCTCCAGGCAGATCTGTTCACAAGCTACGGTATAGAACTTCTCACCCCACCCAGGAAAAACCAGCTGGTCAAAAGCGCATTCTCGCCCGAGAGGAGAAAGAACCGTAAGTTTATAGAGACAAGGTTTTCACAGTTATGCTCCCAGTTCTCCATCAAGATCAACCTGGCAAAGAGCTTCAAGGGCTTCCTGACAAGGGTCTCAAGCAAACTGGCCGCAGTTGCCATGCTGCAGATGTTCAATAGGGAAAACAACAGACCAATAAATAGGATCAGGCATGCATGGAACTACTAG